One window from the genome of Solea solea chromosome 2, fSolSol10.1, whole genome shotgun sequence encodes:
- the LOC131476085 gene encoding sodium-driven chloride bicarbonate exchanger-like isoform X4, translating to MDITDQGAQMEPLLPTEHSPQENKDVRTDEEAVVDRGGTRSMLNTNFEKEELEGHRTLYIGVHVPLGRRSHRRHRHHGHRHRKRSKERDSSADDGRESPSHTDTPAQRVQFLLGTEDGDEEHIPHALFTELDEICLREGEDAEWKETARWLKFEEDVEDGGERWSKPYVATLSLHSLFELRSCIMNGTVMLDMRANSLEEIADMVLDQYEASGPVGQEDRKRIREALLKQHHHQNQKKLANRIPIVRSFADIGKKQSEPHSMDKNGQTVSPQSQPSNNEGKQDVSRENSAVDFSKIDLHFMKKIPPGAEASNVLVGELEFLERPVVAFVRLAPAVLLNGLAEVPITTRFLFILLGPLGKGPQYHEIGRSIATLMTDEIFHDVAYKAKDRNDLVAGIDEFLDQVTVLPPGEWDPSIRIEPPKNVPSQEKRKIPPVPNGVTDLGESEEHGGHDGPELQRTGKVFGGFVMDIKRKAPHYLSDYTDAISLQCLASFLFLYCACMSPVITFGGLLGEATEGRVSAIESLFGASMTGIAYSLCAGQPLTILGSTGPVLVFEKILFKFCKEYGLSYLSLRACIGLWTSFFCLLLVATDASSLVCYITRFTEEAFASLICIIFIYEALEKLFHLGVHYPINKNNNLQKLTQYSCACVEPMNPSNKTLNFWEERNITASQVNWTMLEVKECEMLHGDFEGTACGPHGPYIPDVLFWCVVLFFTTVFMSAFLKEFKTSRYFPTKVRSIISDFAVFITILTMVLVDYAVGIPSPKLQVPNKFKPTRDDRGWIINPVGPNPWWTTIITCIPALLCTILIFMDQQITAVIINRKEHKLKKGCGYHLDLFVVGVMLGVCSVMGLPWFVAATVLSISHVNSLKLESECSAPGEQPKFLGIREQRFTGLMIFTLMGCSVFMTSVLKFIPMPVLYGVFLYMGASSLRGIQFFDRLKLFGMPAKHQPDFIYLRHVPLRKVHLFTIVQLSCLVLLWVIKTSKAAIVFPMMVLALVFIRKLLDLIFSKRELSWLDDLIPEWKKKKLEDAEQEEEHSIIVEEEGIVQVPLEGHYKSDPSTVNITDEMSKGSFGNVWKGVSPTESTKKEPSAKSSPS from the exons AGAACGGATGAGGAGGCGGTGGTGGATCGAGGGGGCACACGCTCCATGCTCAACACCAACTTTGAGAAGGAAGAGCTAGAAG GTCACCGCACTCTCTACATTGGGGTTCATGTACCGTTGGGTAGGAGGTCGCACCGACGCCATCGTCACcacggacacagacacaggaagagGTCCAAGGAGAGGGACTCCTCAGCTGACGATGGACGAGAATCCCCCTCACACA CAGACACACCGGCTCAGAGGGTGCAGTTCCTCTTGGGGACAGAGGATGGCGATGAGGAACATATCCCCCATGCCCTGTTCACCGAGCTGGATGAAATCTGTCTCAGGGAGGGTGAGGACGCAGAGTGGAAAGAGACGGCCAG gtgGCTGAAGTTTGAGGAGGATGTTGAGGATGGCGGTGAGCGGTGGAGTAAACCATATGTAGCCACACTGTCTCTACACAGTCTTTTTGAGCTTCGCAGCTGCATCATGAACGGAACTGTGATGCTGGATATGAGGGCTAACTCACTGGAGGAGATTGCAG ACATGGTTCTGGATCAGTATGAGGCGTCGGGGCCTGTGGGCCAGGAAGACAGGAAGAGAATCCGAGAGGCTCTGCTCAAACAGCACCACCACCAAAACCAAAAGAAACTGGCCAACCGCATCCCCATTGTCCGATCCTTTGCCGATATTGGCAAGAAGCAGTCTGAGCCTCATTCCATGGACAAGAATG GCCAAACGGTCTCACCTCAGTCCCAGCCGTCCAACAATGAGGGCAAACAGGACGTCAGCCGTGAAAACAGCGCTGTCGACTTCAGCAAG ATTGACCTCCACTTCATGAAGAAAATCCCTCCTGGTGCTGAGGCGTCCAATGTCCTGGTGGGGGAGCTGGAATTCCTTGAACGCCCTGTGGTGGCTTTTGTCCGCCTGGCACCTGCTGTGCTGCTCAATGGCCTGGCTGAGGTTCCCATCACCACCAG GTTTCTTTTCATCCTGCTTGGCCCTCTGGGAAAAGGTCCACAGTATCATGAAATTGGCCGGTCTATTGCTACGCTGATGACTGATGAG ATTTTCCATGATGTTGCTTACAAAGCCAAAGACAGGAATGACCTGGTGGCGGGCATTGATGAGTTTCTGGATCAGGTGACAGTGTTGCCTCCTGGAGAGTGGGACCCCTCCATCAGAATAGAACCTCCCAAGAATGTGCCCTCTCAG GAAAAGCGCAAGATTCCTCCTGTTCCCAACGGTGTGACCGATCTGGGAGAGTCAGAGGAACACGGGGGGCACGATGGCCCTGAGCTCCAGCGCACTGGGAA AGTGTTTGGCGGGTTTGTCATGGACATCAAGCGAAAGGCCCCTCACTACCTTTCCGACTACACAGATGCCATCAGTCTGCAGTGTCTGgcctctttcctcttcctctactGCGCTTGCATGTCACCCGTCATCACCTTTGGAGGACTCCTTGGAGAGGCCACAGAGGGACGTGTG AGTGCTATCGAGTCCCTGTTCGGGGCCTCCATGACTGGAATTGCATACTCTCTTTGTGCTGGTCAGCCTCTCACCATCCTGGGCAGCACGGGGCCCGTTCTTGTCTTTGAGAAGATCCTCTTCAAGTTCTGCAA GGAATACGGCCTGTCTTACCTCTCCCTGAGGGCCTGTATTGGCCTGTGGACATCCTTCTTCTGTCTACTGCTGGTGGCCACTGATGCCAGCTCACTTGTCTGTTACATTACACGCTTCACCGAGGAAGCTTTTGCTTCACTTATTTGCATCATCTTCATCTACGAGGCCCTGGAGAAGCTTTTCCACCTGGGAGTGCATTAtcccataaataaaaacaacaaccttcaGAAACTCACACAGTACTC GTGTGCCTGTGTGGAGCCCATGAACCCCAGCAATAAGACTCTGAACTTCTGGGAGGAGAGGAACATCACGGCTTCACAGGTTAATTGGACCATGCTGGAGGTCAAG GAGTGCGAGATGTTGCACGGGGATTTTGAAGGCACTGCCTGTGGCCCTCATGGTCCCTACATTCCCGACGTCCTCTTCTGGTGCGTGGTCCTCTTCTTCACCACCGTCTTCATGTCTGCCTTCCTCAAGGAGTTCAAGACAAGTCGCTACTTCCCAACCAAG GTGAGGTCTATTATCAGCGACTTTGCCGTCTTCATCACCATCCTCACTATGGTTCTTGTGGATTATGCAGTCGGGATCCCCTCTCCTAAACTACAGGTCCCCAACAAATTCAAA CCAACCAGGGATGATCGTGGTTGGATTATAAACCCTGTGGGGCCCAATCCCTGGTggaccaccatcatcacctgcATCCCAGCTCTGCTCTGCACCATCCTCATTTTCATGGACCAGCAGATTACAGCTGTCATTATCAACAGGAAGGAGCACAAGTTGAAG AAAGGCTGTGGCTACCACCTGGACCTGTTTGTGGTGGGGGTGATGCTGGGAGTGTGTTCAGTGATGGGCCTGCCGTGGTTTGTGGCGGCCACCGTGCTCTCCATCTCGCACGTGAACAGCCTGAAGCTGGAGTCGGAGTGCTCAGCCCCCGGAGAGCAGCCCAAGTTCCTGGGCATCCGAGAGCAGCGCTTCACTGGACTCATGATCTTCACCCTGATGGGCTGCTCCGTCTTCATGACCTCTGTGCTCAag TTTATCCCCATGCCTGTGCTGTATGGAGTCTTTCTGTACATGGGGGCGTCCTCACTCAGAGGGATTCAG TTCTTCGACCGACTGAAGTTGTTTGGCATGCCAGCCAAACATCAACCAGATTTTATCTACCTGCGCCATGTCCCTCTGAGGAAGGTGCACCTCTTCACCATCGTCCAGCTCAGCTGCTTGGTCCTGCTGTGGGTCATCAAGACCTCCAAGGCTGCCATCGTCTTCCCTATGATG GTCTTGGCCCTGGTGTTTATTCGTAAGCTGCTGGACTTAATCTTCTCCAAGAGAGAACTGAGCTGGTTGGATGACCTGATTCCcgagtggaagaagaagaagttggaGGATGCGGAACAAGAG gAGGAACACAGTATTATTGTAGAGGAGGAAGGCATTGTACAAGTGCCACTGGAGGGACACTACAA GAGTGACCCGTCCACGGTAAACATCACTGATGAGATGTCCAAAGGATCTTTTGGGAATGTATGGAAGGGCGTTAGCCCGACGGAGAGCACAAAGAAAGAACCAAGCGCTAAAAG TTCCCCTTCCTAA